A window from Micromonospora terminaliae encodes these proteins:
- a CDS encoding Trm112 family protein, with product MALDPQLLEILACPDTHHAPLDYDPQAQTLTCTECGRIFEVRDDVPVLLLDEARGGPAADEARGGSPR from the coding sequence GTGGCCCTGGACCCGCAGTTGCTCGAGATCCTCGCCTGCCCGGACACGCACCACGCACCGCTCGACTACGACCCGCAGGCGCAGACGCTGACCTGCACCGAGTGCGGTCGGATCTTCGAGGTCCGGGACGACGTCCCGGTGCTCCTCCTCGACGAGGCGCGCGGCGGCCCGGCGGCGGACGAGGCGCGCGGCGGGTCGCCGCGATGA
- a CDS encoding YbaB/EbfC family nucleoid-associated protein, which translates to MGESADRDANRALRARFDEVYGQYQRLRSGLDELQARLAELRVTERSDDGQVTAVVGARGEVISIEVAPSVFHDRDARALSRKITDTVLRASRAAVTATRELVAGYLPPGSPSVEFLRTHDFGALLGRADAVLSRGE; encoded by the coding sequence GTGGGCGAGAGCGCGGACCGGGATGCCAACCGCGCGCTGCGTGCGCGGTTCGACGAGGTGTACGGCCAGTACCAGCGACTCCGGTCCGGTCTGGACGAACTCCAGGCCAGGCTCGCCGAGCTGCGGGTGACCGAGCGCTCCGACGACGGCCAGGTCACCGCGGTCGTGGGCGCCCGCGGCGAGGTGATCAGCATCGAGGTTGCTCCCTCCGTGTTCCACGACCGGGACGCCCGGGCGTTGAGCCGGAAGATCACCGACACCGTGCTGCGGGCGTCCCGCGCCGCGGTCACCGCGACCCGCGAGCTGGTCGCCGGCTACCTGCCGCCCGGCTCACCCTCGGTGGAGTTCCTGCGTACCCATGATTTCGGCGCCCTGCTGGGCCGGGCCGACGCGGTCCTGTCCCGCGGCGAGTGA
- a CDS encoding SIS domain-containing protein: MMEGTAGVSGHRHADESLLDNPDRLAEQDPGGMLRFTASAGAQVRESAALAAEANLTVLADEGRPRAVVIAGIGTAGRTGDVLATVAGPRCPVPVIPHRSAGVPGWVGAADVVIAVSASGRSPEALGAAEAAHRRGARLVAVGAPDSQLQSVAERARAPFIPVPRRAPARASLWALTVPVLLAARTLGLVKVNEADLAETAARLDADADRCRPTAESFVNPAKSLALGLSGSIPIVWGSSPLATVAARRFGDTLSANARYPVVTGALGEAGRGRVGLLDGVFGGLAEGERDIFADPDETDGDATRLRLVLLRDGGLNAEDDTDEPLAVEERRADAVQTLAERRGVRCDVVTAEGGSALERLASLMAVPDFASVYLALAHGLDPMAVPAITEMKELANQ; this comes from the coding sequence ATGATGGAGGGTACGGCCGGGGTCAGTGGGCACCGGCACGCGGACGAGTCACTGCTGGACAATCCGGACCGGCTGGCCGAGCAGGACCCGGGCGGGATGCTGCGGTTCACCGCCTCGGCCGGCGCGCAGGTCCGTGAGTCGGCGGCGCTGGCCGCCGAGGCGAACCTGACCGTGCTCGCCGACGAGGGCCGCCCGCGGGCGGTGGTCATCGCCGGCATCGGCACCGCCGGGCGTACGGGTGACGTGCTGGCCACGGTGGCCGGGCCGCGCTGCCCGGTGCCGGTGATCCCGCATCGCAGCGCCGGGGTGCCGGGCTGGGTCGGCGCCGCGGACGTGGTGATCGCGGTGAGCGCCTCCGGCCGCAGCCCCGAGGCGCTGGGCGCCGCCGAGGCCGCCCACCGGCGGGGTGCCCGGCTGGTGGCCGTGGGCGCCCCGGACTCGCAGCTCCAGTCGGTGGCCGAGCGGGCCCGCGCTCCGTTCATCCCGGTGCCCCGGCGCGCCCCGGCCCGGGCCAGTCTCTGGGCGCTCACCGTGCCGGTCCTGCTCGCCGCCCGTACGCTCGGGCTCGTGAAGGTCAACGAGGCGGACCTGGCCGAGACCGCGGCCCGGCTGGACGCCGATGCCGACCGGTGCCGGCCCACCGCCGAGTCCTTCGTGAACCCGGCGAAGTCGCTGGCCCTGGGCCTCTCCGGCTCGATCCCGATCGTCTGGGGTTCGTCGCCCCTGGCCACCGTGGCGGCCCGCCGCTTCGGCGACACGCTGTCCGCCAACGCCCGCTACCCGGTGGTCACCGGCGCGCTGGGCGAGGCGGGCCGGGGCCGGGTGGGTCTCCTCGACGGCGTCTTCGGCGGCCTGGCCGAGGGGGAGCGCGACATCTTCGCCGACCCGGACGAGACCGACGGTGACGCCACCCGGCTGCGGCTGGTGCTGCTGCGCGACGGCGGCCTCAACGCCGAGGACGACACCGACGAGCCGCTGGCCGTCGAGGAGCGCCGCGCGGACGCGGTGCAGACCCTCGCCGAGCGGCGCGGGGTGCGCTGCGACGTGGTCACCGCGGAGGGCGGGTCCGCGCTGGAGCGGCTCGCCTCGTTGATGGCGGTGCCGGACTTCGCCTCGGTCTACCTCGCCCTGGCACACGGACTGGACCCGATGGCCGTGCCGGCCATCACCGAGATGAAGGAGCTGGCGAACCAGTGA
- the nfi gene encoding deoxyribonuclease V (cleaves DNA at apurinic or apyrimidinic sites), translating into MSDAPWHRKRPATTGRGVSYRPPADVAEALRIQEELRPRVDLVGPGPTAPATVAGLDVAYAESGDRLAAAVTVLDAATLAVVDEAVSVGRPAFDYVPGLFAFRELPALLAALDRLTVRPDLLVCDGHGLAHPRRFGLACHLGLVTGLPAIGVAKTPLVGVWDEPAPQRGAWTPLRDGGEVVGRVLRTRDGVKPVFVSVGHRMSLDNAVERVLALTPRYRLPETTRTADHLCRRALAAADRRAAPTAGNGDPAASA; encoded by the coding sequence ATGTCTGACGCGCCCTGGCATCGGAAGCGGCCGGCAACGACGGGAAGGGGAGTGTCCTACCGACCACCGGCGGACGTGGCGGAGGCGCTGCGCATACAGGAGGAGTTGCGTCCTCGGGTCGATCTGGTCGGGCCGGGGCCGACCGCGCCCGCGACGGTCGCCGGGCTGGACGTCGCCTACGCGGAGAGCGGCGACCGGCTCGCGGCGGCCGTCACGGTGCTGGACGCGGCCACCCTCGCCGTGGTGGACGAGGCGGTGAGTGTGGGGCGGCCGGCGTTCGACTACGTGCCAGGGCTGTTCGCCTTCCGGGAGTTGCCGGCGTTGCTGGCGGCGCTGGATCGGTTGACCGTCCGGCCCGACCTGCTGGTCTGCGACGGGCACGGGCTGGCGCATCCACGCCGCTTCGGGCTGGCCTGCCATCTCGGGCTGGTGACGGGGCTGCCCGCGATCGGGGTGGCGAAGACGCCGCTGGTCGGGGTCTGGGACGAGCCGGCGCCTCAGCGGGGCGCGTGGACGCCGCTGCGCGACGGCGGTGAGGTGGTGGGCCGGGTGCTGCGGACGCGGGACGGGGTGAAGCCGGTCTTCGTCAGCGTCGGGCACCGGATGAGCCTGGACAACGCGGTCGAGCGGGTGCTGGCGTTGACGCCCCGCTACCGCCTGCCGGAGACCACCAGGACAGCCGACCACCTCTGTCGCCGTGCCCTCGCCGCCGCTGACCGTCGAGCCGCGCCAACGGCCGGCAACGGCGACCCGGCCGCGAGCGCCTGA
- a CDS encoding cation diffusion facilitator family transporter, with product MSANGGTRAIVAALAANVGIAVTKFIAFLLTGSSSMLAESIHSVADSGNQGLLLLGGRRAKREATPEHPFGYGRERYIYAFIVAIVLFSLGGLFALYEAYHKAQHPEPITSWQWVPVAVLVIAIAMESFSFRTAIKESNHIRGNQSWVRFIRRAKAPELPVVLLEDFGALVGLVFALFGVGMTLITGNGIWDAAGTAMIGVLLVIIAITLAIETKSLLLGEGAERHDLAKIERAVTDGPEVERIIHMKTLYLGPEELMVAAKIGVPACETAEELARGINAVEARIRAAVPIARVIYLEPDIYSVAADRAGTGQAAHTAVPQADTESGSDETAGRPGS from the coding sequence ATGAGCGCAAACGGTGGGACCCGGGCGATCGTCGCCGCCCTGGCGGCCAACGTCGGCATCGCCGTCACCAAGTTCATCGCGTTCCTGCTGACCGGCTCCTCGTCGATGCTGGCCGAGTCGATCCACTCGGTCGCCGACTCGGGCAACCAGGGCCTGCTGCTGCTCGGCGGCCGGCGGGCCAAGCGCGAGGCCACCCCGGAACACCCGTTCGGGTACGGCCGGGAGCGCTACATCTACGCGTTCATCGTGGCGATCGTGCTGTTCAGCCTCGGTGGCCTCTTCGCGCTCTACGAGGCGTACCACAAGGCGCAGCACCCGGAGCCGATCACCAGCTGGCAGTGGGTGCCGGTGGCGGTGCTGGTGATCGCGATCGCCATGGAGAGCTTCTCGTTCCGCACCGCCATCAAGGAGTCCAACCACATCCGGGGCAACCAGTCCTGGGTGCGGTTCATCCGCCGGGCCAAGGCTCCTGAGCTGCCGGTGGTGCTGCTGGAGGACTTCGGCGCGCTGGTCGGTCTGGTCTTCGCGCTGTTCGGCGTGGGGATGACGCTGATCACCGGCAACGGGATCTGGGACGCGGCCGGCACCGCGATGATCGGCGTACTGCTGGTGATCATCGCGATCACGCTGGCCATCGAGACCAAGAGCCTGCTGCTCGGCGAGGGCGCGGAACGCCACGATCTGGCGAAAATCGAGCGGGCCGTCACCGACGGGCCGGAGGTCGAGCGCATCATCCACATGAAGACGCTCTACCTGGGCCCGGAGGAGTTGATGGTCGCCGCGAAGATCGGGGTGCCGGCCTGCGAGACCGCCGAGGAGCTGGCCCGGGGGATCAACGCCGTCGAGGCGCGGATCCGCGCCGCCGTGCCGATCGCCCGGGTCATCTACCTGGAGCCGGACATCTACAGCGTGGCGGCGGACCGCGCGGGCACCGGGCAGGCCGCACACACCGCCGTCCCGCAGGCCGACACGGAGTCCGGCAGCGACGAGACCGCCGGACGGCCCGGGAGCTGA
- a CDS encoding aldehyde dehydrogenase family protein, which produces MEPRAFYVAGRPAHGEGELTVTHPYDGRTVGRTTLATPDQVEAAVAAAAEVAAAAAALPAHARAAALDHVSRRLADRADEVAALITAENGKPVKWAKAEVGRAVSTFRWAAEEARRFSGELQRLDTDPAATGRIALVRRVPRGPVLGITPFNFPLNLVAHKVAPAIAVGAPVVVKPAPATPLSALLLGEILAETDLPEGMFSVLPLPNERAADLVADPRLPVVSFTGSGPVGAAIRRAAPDKHVTLELGGNAAAVICEDWASDGDLTFAAHRIATFSNYQAGQSCIAVQRVYVHEWLYDGFLPRLVAAVEELRTGDPASDLTDVGPLVSVEAAERVEAWVDEAVAAGATIEVGGRRDGATYPPTVLSGVPSSAKVSTEEVFGPVLVVAPVTDAEAAFAAVNDSAYGLQAGVFTHNLQTAFLAARTLEVGGVIVGDVPSYRADQMPYGGVKGSGVGREGLRSAMDDYTEPRVMVLTGVKL; this is translated from the coding sequence CGTCGCGGCAGCCGCCGAGGTGGCCGCGGCGGCCGCGGCCCTGCCCGCGCACGCCCGCGCGGCGGCCCTCGACCACGTCTCCCGGCGGCTGGCCGACCGGGCCGACGAGGTCGCCGCGCTCATCACCGCCGAGAACGGCAAGCCGGTGAAGTGGGCGAAGGCCGAGGTGGGCCGAGCGGTCTCCACCTTCCGCTGGGCGGCCGAGGAGGCCCGGCGCTTCTCCGGCGAGCTGCAGCGCCTGGACACCGACCCGGCGGCCACCGGCCGGATCGCGCTGGTCCGGCGTGTGCCGCGCGGCCCCGTCCTGGGGATCACGCCGTTCAACTTCCCGCTGAACCTCGTCGCGCACAAGGTCGCCCCGGCCATCGCCGTCGGCGCCCCCGTGGTGGTCAAGCCGGCCCCCGCCACCCCGCTCTCCGCGCTGCTGCTCGGCGAGATCCTGGCCGAGACCGACCTGCCCGAGGGCATGTTCTCGGTGCTGCCGCTGCCCAACGAGCGCGCTGCCGACCTGGTCGCCGACCCTCGCCTGCCCGTGGTGTCGTTCACCGGCTCCGGGCCGGTCGGCGCCGCCATCCGGCGCGCCGCCCCCGACAAGCACGTCACCCTCGAACTCGGCGGCAACGCGGCGGCGGTGATCTGCGAGGACTGGGCGTCCGACGGGGACCTCACCTTCGCCGCGCACCGGATCGCCACCTTCTCCAACTACCAGGCCGGGCAGTCCTGCATCGCCGTGCAGCGGGTCTACGTGCACGAATGGCTCTACGACGGCTTTCTGCCGCGGCTCGTCGCCGCCGTCGAGGAGTTGCGCACCGGCGACCCGGCGTCCGACCTGACCGACGTGGGGCCGCTGGTCTCCGTCGAGGCGGCGGAACGCGTCGAGGCGTGGGTCGACGAGGCGGTCGCCGCTGGGGCCACCATCGAGGTCGGCGGGCGGCGCGACGGTGCCACCTACCCGCCGACCGTCCTCAGCGGCGTGCCGTCGTCGGCCAAGGTCAGCACCGAGGAGGTGTTCGGGCCGGTGCTGGTGGTCGCCCCGGTCACGGACGCCGAGGCCGCGTTCGCCGCGGTCAACGACTCGGCGTACGGGTTGCAGGCCGGCGTGTTCACCCACAACCTGCAGACCGCGTTCCTGGCGGCCCGGACGCTGGAGGTCGGCGGCGTGATCGTCGGGGACGTGCCGTCGTACCGGGCCGACCAGATGCCGTACGGCGGGGTGAAGGGCTCGGGCGTGGGACGGGAAGGGCTGCGCAGCGCCATGGACGACTACACCGAACCCCGGGTCATGGTGCTCACCGGGGTGAAGCTCTGA
- a CDS encoding toxin glutamine deamidase domain-containing protein: protein MLPSPIPHPLDYCPWDVPGWIYEALDWVVGVEWPEGNERAVWDLADQWYAVADVLAGPRNDATAAAGEVRSGYGGVGLVAQAFDIAWGKVADGEDAPLHVLVAATGELGKLVDSCGCDIEGAKLEAWVELGILVVELLSLAVATVLTLGAASPAAGAAITASRVAVQQIFRRLVAQLARKAVEEGLKEAGERAAKEVVTSGARGLARRAVLAGLVEAGQEAGTSLATQAYQNSTGRRDGLDLTDMGMSGLGGFAGGAAAPLAGLGRHANGRFAEIGERFGREMAGETLAESAAGLATGQDLSLEDIARAAVSGASGSATGQADSALHRRLDEKLAGLPSQPVDLGLPPSDDATGRMPTQRMPDPLLHDPGPPPASNPPSSLVGGGPAPTHLPSADAAAHAAAGVDAPPVRPADAEVATGRANVEVTAGPAGVEATGSPTLSSVAVEAPDIVASGPDGAGHQSGPVKGQVVSDVGTPSQPVQSATSTTVGPPTSVSPPPQSPASVPPHHTPVGIVTGQSGPSAAPAVHPHAAPATVTGQSGSLAAPAVHPHAAPANGLDARPGPNPRFPLLEALAPQRTASDPLPALPGPFDPLPPPRQTPDERAARLAADREALDRRRYRGYLRHQRELFEENRRQGQLKKLRAIAEQHYEAARWLVQRAYELHEAGQQHLVDQHLREGRRRERLHYRAFDAAEAVRAGERLPAEVMVEDDLDFDQINDDVADLAQGAVETADHSALTGHGHPPPIDRSRRYGVRGGLRPPLALHQTDLERQMPRNPDGSVVRTADPRRGGWFRLANDGGPAADATRGINCLDCTLSLFETWMHGRPRVSAPRTFDGYLLGDVHRPVGGEADGPRRVEETTGGRFQNLGPTGPSSAPGPRTREVIEDGYRDLHAQLAAGGHGSYAFLITGMEGGGSHAWVALNQNGTILYLDPQMGRVSTRPLYTHRGVPSPCNVVGLDALVLGPDGRPMPLAGRPPGDYNVLPDDFPPEDVLPDDVLPDPAPPPPLEPPPPPDDGDAPDFNHVHLLGESTTFHRPDGTSFPGSAPDADSEAVQLRNAHRDAHADRIAAGLYVRDALATSGSLDEVFAAGVTPVELAQHADGPTLQRLVPGLDPAAAGDLTRLLADPRVQQMLDQTWEAPPRREELLAETLVRQLAQRPDLVRMILSTPELANSLTARPVTLHHLASHQKAIDVLGAALDDIAERGPAVVARENSLRPAETPLTQEQRRISVSCEAGERDPVQPGFDQTRRSDPTYRREYLDQLYRDAARVQPEVTRLACSLASSSAGAAEAKPRSGPKDRQRAEDKVTKYGGDVSSLTDLAAASVSFEKLADLYAALEALQGELGDDIVYFEDRFVVPQKSGYRDILMMLRMPDGHIAEFRLQLKALDRVADWEHALYEVGRDLKAIADQEGRSMSTMERALRGGLLRQTRHYFWEALQGSMTRESHP from the coding sequence ATGCTGCCCAGCCCGATCCCGCACCCGCTCGACTACTGCCCCTGGGACGTGCCCGGCTGGATCTACGAGGCGCTCGACTGGGTCGTCGGCGTCGAATGGCCGGAGGGGAACGAGCGCGCCGTCTGGGACCTGGCCGACCAGTGGTACGCGGTCGCCGACGTCCTGGCCGGCCCTCGCAACGACGCCACCGCCGCCGCCGGCGAGGTCCGCAGTGGATACGGCGGGGTCGGCCTGGTGGCGCAGGCGTTCGACATCGCCTGGGGCAAGGTAGCCGACGGCGAGGACGCGCCGCTGCACGTGCTCGTGGCGGCGACCGGCGAGCTGGGCAAGCTGGTCGACTCGTGCGGCTGCGACATCGAGGGCGCCAAGCTCGAAGCCTGGGTCGAGTTGGGCATCCTGGTCGTCGAGCTGCTCTCGCTCGCGGTGGCCACCGTGCTGACCCTGGGCGCGGCCTCGCCGGCGGCCGGCGCCGCCATCACGGCGAGCCGGGTAGCCGTCCAACAGATCTTCCGGCGGCTGGTGGCCCAGCTGGCCCGCAAGGCCGTCGAGGAAGGGCTGAAGGAGGCCGGCGAGCGAGCCGCCAAGGAGGTCGTCACCAGCGGCGCCCGTGGCCTTGCCCGCCGAGCCGTGCTGGCTGGGCTGGTCGAGGCGGGACAGGAGGCGGGCACCAGCCTGGCGACGCAGGCGTACCAGAACTCCACCGGCCGCCGGGACGGCCTGGACCTGACCGACATGGGCATGTCGGGGCTCGGTGGGTTCGCCGGTGGCGCGGCCGCGCCGCTGGCCGGGCTGGGGCGGCACGCGAACGGGCGGTTCGCCGAGATCGGCGAGCGCTTCGGGCGGGAAATGGCCGGCGAGACGCTCGCCGAGAGCGCCGCGGGCCTGGCGACCGGCCAGGACCTGTCGCTGGAGGACATCGCGCGGGCCGCGGTCTCCGGGGCCAGCGGTTCCGCCACCGGGCAGGCCGACAGCGCCCTGCACCGTCGGCTCGACGAGAAGCTGGCCGGCCTCCCTTCCCAGCCGGTGGACCTGGGGCTTCCGCCGTCCGACGACGCAACCGGCCGCATGCCCACCCAGCGGATGCCGGACCCGCTTCTCCACGACCCCGGACCTCCGCCGGCGTCCAACCCTCCGTCGTCTCTCGTCGGCGGTGGGCCGGCCCCCACGCACCTCCCGTCCGCCGACGCGGCGGCCCATGCCGCCGCGGGTGTCGACGCTCCGCCGGTGCGTCCGGCGGACGCGGAGGTGGCGACGGGCCGTGCGAACGTGGAGGTGACCGCGGGGCCGGCGGGGGTGGAGGCCACCGGCAGCCCGACGCTCTCGTCGGTGGCCGTCGAGGCGCCGGACATCGTCGCCTCCGGCCCCGATGGCGCCGGCCATCAGTCCGGTCCGGTCAAGGGCCAGGTCGTTTCCGATGTCGGCACCCCGAGTCAGCCGGTGCAATCCGCCACGTCGACCACCGTGGGACCGCCCACCAGCGTCTCCCCACCGCCGCAGAGCCCGGCGTCCGTGCCGCCCCACCACACACCGGTAGGCATCGTGACCGGCCAGTCCGGGCCGTCGGCCGCTCCCGCGGTGCATCCGCACGCGGCACCGGCCACCGTGACCGGCCAGTCCGGGTCCTTGGCCGCTCCCGCGGTGCATCCGCACGCGGCACCGGCCAACGGCCTGGACGCCCGGCCTGGCCCGAATCCCCGATTTCCGCTGCTGGAAGCGCTGGCCCCGCAGCGCACGGCCTCGGATCCGCTGCCGGCGCTCCCCGGGCCGTTTGACCCGTTGCCGCCGCCCCGGCAGACCCCCGATGAACGGGCCGCGCGGCTCGCGGCCGATCGGGAAGCGCTCGACCGGCGGCGCTATCGGGGCTACCTCCGGCACCAGCGTGAGCTGTTTGAGGAGAACCGGCGCCAGGGACAGCTGAAGAAACTGCGCGCCATCGCCGAGCAGCACTATGAGGCCGCGCGCTGGCTTGTCCAGCGGGCGTACGAGCTGCACGAGGCGGGGCAACAGCACCTCGTGGACCAGCACCTCCGCGAGGGGCGGCGCCGGGAGCGGCTCCACTACCGGGCCTTCGACGCGGCGGAGGCCGTGCGTGCCGGCGAACGGCTGCCTGCCGAGGTGATGGTCGAGGACGACCTCGACTTCGACCAGATCAATGACGACGTCGCCGACCTCGCCCAGGGTGCCGTCGAGACGGCGGACCACTCGGCGCTCACCGGCCACGGCCATCCGCCGCCGATCGACCGCTCCCGCCGGTACGGCGTGCGGGGCGGACTCCGGCCACCCCTCGCGCTGCACCAGACCGACCTGGAGCGGCAGATGCCGCGCAACCCCGACGGCAGTGTGGTGCGGACCGCGGATCCCCGCCGGGGCGGCTGGTTCCGGCTGGCGAACGACGGTGGACCCGCCGCCGACGCCACCCGGGGGATCAACTGCCTGGACTGCACGCTGTCGCTCTTCGAGACCTGGATGCACGGCCGGCCCCGGGTGTCCGCGCCGCGCACCTTCGACGGCTACCTGCTGGGGGACGTCCACAGGCCGGTGGGCGGCGAGGCGGACGGACCCCGCCGGGTCGAGGAGACCACGGGCGGGCGGTTCCAGAACCTCGGCCCCACCGGTCCGTCCAGCGCCCCCGGTCCCCGGACGCGCGAAGTGATCGAGGACGGCTACCGCGATCTGCACGCGCAGCTGGCCGCGGGCGGCCACGGCAGCTACGCCTTCCTCATCACCGGCATGGAGGGCGGCGGTTCACACGCCTGGGTGGCGCTGAACCAGAACGGGACGATCCTCTACCTCGACCCGCAGATGGGCAGGGTGAGCACACGCCCGCTCTATACCCACCGCGGTGTACCGAGCCCCTGCAACGTGGTCGGCCTCGACGCGCTGGTGCTCGGCCCCGACGGCCGCCCGATGCCGCTCGCCGGCCGGCCGCCGGGTGACTACAACGTCCTGCCCGACGACTTCCCGCCCGAGGACGTCCTGCCCGACGACGTCCTGCCCGACCCGGCGCCGCCCCCACCGCTCGAACCGCCACCGCCGCCGGACGACGGAGACGCTCCGGACTTCAACCACGTCCACCTGCTCGGCGAATCCACCACCTTCCACCGGCCCGACGGCACCTCGTTCCCCGGCAGCGCTCCCGACGCCGATTCGGAGGCGGTCCAGCTGCGGAACGCGCACCGGGATGCGCACGCCGACCGGATCGCCGCCGGGCTGTACGTCCGCGATGCGCTGGCCACGAGCGGCAGCCTGGACGAGGTCTTCGCCGCCGGGGTGACCCCGGTCGAGCTGGCGCAACACGCCGACGGGCCGACCTTGCAGCGGCTGGTACCCGGGCTGGATCCGGCGGCGGCCGGCGACCTGACCCGGCTGCTCGCCGACCCGCGCGTCCAGCAGATGCTCGATCAGACATGGGAGGCGCCACCCCGACGCGAGGAGCTGCTGGCCGAAACGCTGGTACGGCAGCTCGCGCAACGGCCCGACCTGGTCCGGATGATCCTGTCGACACCGGAGCTCGCCAACTCGCTGACCGCCCGCCCGGTCACCCTCCACCACCTGGCCAGCCACCAGAAGGCAATCGACGTCCTCGGAGCGGCATTGGATGACATCGCCGAACGGGGGCCGGCGGTGGTGGCACGGGAGAATTCCCTCCGGCCTGCGGAAACTCCACTTACCCAGGAACAACGCAGAATCAGCGTGTCGTGTGAGGCAGGAGAACGTGATCCAGTTCAGCCCGGCTTCGATCAGACGCGTCGCAGCGATCCGACATATCGTCGCGAGTACCTGGATCAGCTCTATCGAGACGCAGCCCGCGTGCAACCGGAGGTAACAAGGTTGGCTTGTAGCCTGGCATCGAGTTCGGCTGGTGCGGCTGAGGCGAAGCCGAGGTCCGGGCCCAAGGACAGGCAGCGAGCCGAGGACAAGGTGACCAAGTACGGCGGTGACGTCTCGTCCCTGACCGACCTGGCTGCCGCTAGCGTTTCGTTCGAAAAACTGGCGGATCTGTATGCGGCTCTCGAGGCGCTCCAGGGCGAATTGGGAGACGACATCGTCTACTTCGAAGACCGCTTCGTTGTGCCGCAGAAGAGCGGGTATCGGGACATCCTGATGATGTTGCGGATGCCGGACGGACACATCGCCGAATTTCGCCTGCAACTGAAGGCACTCGATCGGGTCGCGGATTGGGAACACGCGCTATACGAGGTCGGACGAGATCTGAAGGCAATTGCCGATCAAGAGGGCCGTAGTATGTCGACCATGGAGCGCGCTCTGCGAGGCGGCCTTCTGCGGCAGACCCGGCATTACTTCTGGGAAGCGCTGCAGGGATCAATGACAAGGGAATCGCACCCATGA
- a CDS encoding SUKH-3 domain-containing protein produces the protein MIERQQAEQLAAVWARRDSERLGFPCTPVVEEFDLGYLVMSTVAVEARALPGDLPATVIDKETGEVSTWPRVPAAAVEQMFRQRRPGAPRAPRTVDPADQLLREITRPPTPGAAAHLTVGGRTYVAHGAKGDLELRHHPLVRSYLDGLPPGHLVRGGERHAEMIVVSDVLHEQDHRRAAEGLPALTVEEAQAVLGTARFEVFRVREPGDPAGGPAELPCDSCINFLVRFNALPWSDLAHTEEWRPEPGPVSQPGRFPDEVGHALTDAGWQISMFNEALAMGAIAETREIAGRRHRHEVFPAAEEALTAFPAILSHRRGPGQDVWIHEFTTNPLHGAHSADTLADFGAVLGVRLFPLGSERQESILAVDEHGRVFALDQAGEWFLGADIDAALTTLLLGRAPARVRDDGTW, from the coding sequence GTGATCGAACGACAGCAGGCCGAACAACTCGCCGCCGTCTGGGCCCGAAGGGACTCCGAGCGCCTGGGATTCCCGTGCACCCCGGTGGTCGAGGAGTTCGACCTGGGCTACCTGGTGATGTCCACTGTGGCCGTCGAGGCCCGGGCGCTTCCCGGCGACCTGCCGGCCACGGTCATCGACAAGGAGACCGGCGAGGTGTCGACCTGGCCGCGGGTGCCGGCCGCCGCCGTCGAGCAGATGTTCCGGCAGCGCCGGCCCGGCGCGCCGCGGGCACCCCGCACCGTCGACCCGGCCGACCAACTGCTCCGCGAGATCACCCGACCGCCCACGCCCGGTGCCGCCGCGCACCTCACCGTCGGCGGCCGCACGTACGTCGCGCACGGCGCCAAGGGTGACCTCGAATTGCGTCACCATCCGCTGGTCCGGTCCTATCTGGACGGGCTGCCGCCGGGCCACCTGGTCCGGGGCGGTGAGCGGCACGCCGAGATGATCGTCGTCTCCGACGTCCTGCACGAGCAGGACCACCGGCGTGCGGCGGAAGGCCTTCCGGCGCTGACGGTCGAGGAAGCCCAAGCGGTCCTCGGCACCGCGCGGTTCGAGGTGTTCCGGGTCCGGGAGCCGGGAGATCCGGCCGGCGGCCCGGCCGAGCTTCCCTGCGACTCGTGCATCAACTTCCTGGTGCGCTTCAACGCCCTCCCGTGGTCAGATCTCGCGCACACGGAGGAGTGGCGCCCCGAGCCAGGGCCGGTCAGCCAGCCCGGCCGCTTCCCGGACGAGGTCGGGCACGCGCTCACGGACGCGGGGTGGCAGATCAGCATGTTCAACGAGGCACTCGCCATGGGCGCGATCGCCGAAACCCGCGAGATCGCCGGGCGGCGCCACCGGCACGAGGTGTTCCCCGCCGCCGAGGAGGCGCTCACCGCCTTCCCCGCGATCCTCAGCCATCGGAGGGGTCCGGGTCAGGACGTGTGGATCCACGAATTCACCACGAATCCCCTGCACGGCGCCCACAGCGCCGACACCCTCGCGGACTTCGGCGCGGTGCTCGGCGTCCGGCTGTTCCCGCTCGGCAGCGAGCGCCAGGAGAGCATCCTGGCCGTCGACGAGCACGGCCGGGTCTTCGCGCTCGATCAGGCCGGCGAGTGGTTCCTCGGCGCCGACATCGACGCCGCCCTCACCACCCTGCTGCTCGGCCGCGCCCCCGCCCGGGTCCGGGACGACGGCACCTGGTGA